A single Ptiloglossa arizonensis isolate GNS036 chromosome 2, iyPtiAriz1_principal, whole genome shotgun sequence DNA region contains:
- the LOC143154779 gene encoding histone-lysine N-methyltransferase SETMAR-like, translating to MDPRKLHLRHSMLYKFNFCYNATETYKNLCFVFGPSKVNVCTVRRWFEKFRSGHTNLQDEPRTGRPKKLDDDVLRILVDNESLLTTRMIEERFNVCHTTIENHLSKFGFVYKWYRWTPCELNEKNMADRISIASSLLSRQQYEPLLGRLVTGDEKWIVYNNVVRKRAKVMSDSSSLAKDNVHVKKR from the coding sequence ATGGACCCGAGGAAACTTCATCTGAGGCACTCTATGCTTTATAAGTTCAACTTCTGTTATAACGCGACggagacttacaaaaatttgtgTTTCGTCTTTGGACCGTCTAAAGTTAATGTGTGTACGGTTCGAAGATGGTTTGAAAAATTCAGGTCGGGTCACACGAATCTTCAAGACGAACCTCGCACTGGAAGGCCGAAGAAGCTTGACGACGACGTTCTGAGAATTTTGGTGGATAATGAATCACTATTGACTACGAGGATGATCGAGGAAAGGTTTAACGTTTGCCATACAACGATTGAGAACCACTTGAGCAAGTTTGGATTTGTCTACAAATGGTATCGTTGGACTCCTTgcgaattaaacgaaaaaaatatgGCAGATCGGATTTCCATTGCTTCTTCTTTGCTTTCTCGGCAACAATACGAGCCACTCTTGGGTCGTCTCGTTACTGGTGATGAAAAGTGGATTGTGTATAACAATGTAGTCAGGAAACGAGCCAAGGTAATGTCAGATAGTTCATCTCTTGCTAAGGACAATGTGCACGTCAAAAAGAGGTAA